In a genomic window of Halomonas denitrificans:
- a CDS encoding response regulator transcription factor → MTRIVIADDHPLFRTALGHALAAALDGPELLEAADLEATLATLERSAPVDLVLLDLHMPGSQGLAGLARLRGLHPEVAVVVVSANEDPRVIRRALDQGAAGFIPKSAGLDEIGRALEAVLDGRTWVPEHLQRAIHEQAPDDDDAELAHRIGQLTPQQYKVLKQVADGQLNKQIADALGIQERTVKAHMSEIFQRLGVRNRTQAGVAFRRLELIDPAGKMGDA, encoded by the coding sequence ATGACCCGAATCGTCATCGCCGACGACCATCCCCTGTTCCGGACCGCGCTCGGTCACGCACTCGCCGCGGCACTCGACGGTCCCGAACTGCTCGAGGCCGCCGACCTGGAGGCGACGCTTGCCACGCTCGAACGATCGGCACCGGTCGACCTCGTCTTGCTGGACCTGCACATGCCCGGCAGCCAGGGGCTGGCCGGCCTGGCGCGCCTGCGCGGCCTGCATCCGGAGGTCGCCGTGGTCGTGGTCTCGGCCAACGAGGATCCGCGGGTGATCCGTCGCGCGCTCGACCAGGGGGCCGCCGGCTTCATCCCGAAGAGCGCCGGGCTCGACGAGATCGGCCGCGCACTCGAGGCCGTGCTCGATGGCCGGACCTGGGTTCCCGAACACCTCCAGCGAGCGATCCACGAGCAGGCCCCGGACGACGACGACGCCGAACTCGCCCACCGCATCGGTCAGCTCACGCCGCAGCAGTACAAGGTGCTCAAGCAGGTCGCCGACGGCCAGCTCAACAAGCAGATCGCCGACGCCCTCGGCATCCAGGAACGCACCGTCAAGGCCCACATGAGCGAAATCTTCCAGCGGCTCGGCGTGCGCAACCGGACGCAGGCCGGCGTGGCGTTCCGCAGGCTGGAGCTGATCGATCCGGCGGGGAAGATGGGGGACGCTTAG
- a CDS encoding 3-hydroxybutyrate dehydrogenase: MTPRRFRILITGAGSGIGAGLAEHLAGAGHSILCTDLDETAARAVAERIVGRGGRATGHALDVTRDESVDALLTALPEAPDVLVNNAGIQHVSRLEDFPIDQWDLLVQVMLTGVARLTRALLPGMRERGYGRIVNIGSIHSLVGSPYKSAYVAAKHGLIGFSKVIALETADTDVTINTICPTYVKTPLVEKQIADQARVHGLSEDEVVEKIMLKPMPKGVFIGFEELAGITAFLFGPAARNITGQAIVVDGGWTVQ, from the coding sequence ATGACGCCACGACGATTCCGGATCCTGATCACCGGCGCCGGCAGCGGCATCGGCGCAGGACTTGCCGAACACCTCGCGGGGGCCGGGCACAGCATCCTGTGCACCGACCTCGACGAGACCGCTGCTCGCGCGGTCGCCGAACGGATCGTCGGCCGGGGGGGACGAGCGACGGGACATGCGCTGGACGTGACGCGGGACGAGTCGGTCGACGCGCTGCTCACCGCCCTGCCCGAGGCCCCGGATGTGCTGGTCAACAACGCCGGCATCCAGCATGTCTCCAGGCTCGAGGACTTTCCGATCGACCAATGGGACCTGCTGGTGCAGGTCATGCTCACGGGCGTGGCCCGGCTGACCCGCGCACTGCTCCCCGGCATGCGCGAACGCGGCTACGGCCGGATCGTGAACATCGGGTCCATCCACTCGCTCGTCGGCAGCCCCTACAAGAGCGCCTACGTGGCCGCCAAGCACGGCCTGATCGGCTTTTCCAAGGTCATCGCGCTGGAGACCGCGGACACCGATGTGACCATCAACACCATCTGCCCGACCTACGTGAAGACCCCCCTGGTCGAGAAGCAGATCGCCGACCAGGCGAGGGTCCACGGCCTGTCGGAAGACGAAGTGGTCGAGAAGATCATGCTCAAGCCGATGCCCAAGGGCGTGTTCATCGGCTTCGAGGAGCTGGCCGGCATCACCGCGTTCCTGTTCGGCCCGGCCGCGCGCAATATCACCGGCCAGGCCATCGTGGTCGACGGAGGCTGGACCGTCCAGTAG
- a CDS encoding D-(-)-3-hydroxybutyrate oligomer hydrolase, whose protein sequence is MLAGCAGAERPSADFEGRLLRHHAGDDDLLTAGLGLDGLRRPPPLPADRDAPEPEELRRVAIHANYGGLVDLTASGGLESDDLPAVPGREMHAWLRLAGRSHPARVAVMIPDDLDRERPCLVVAPSSGSRGIYGALPVAGPWALPRGCALAMTDKGAGTDLFDHASDSGVTLDGTRAGRGAATLGLAPPVVDGAWVSIPHAHSGDHPEADWGRYTIEAARFGLDALRQLWPDPSQPMPEVRVIAFGLSNGGGAVLRALEQAPPDLFDAAVVGAPNVTPPGARPLYDYATEAALFQPCVLGDPAALAGLPFANPMLVGPGRVRCESLVEAGLLERAEPAAAREVLEAGGFDAGALEQLAVNTSIDVWRAVAALYASAYLRAPVDAMPCGYGTAVLGADGRRIAAPAAQRNLWWAQTSGVVPGGGVEWFDPRAIRFPDDPDFGGLVCLRELWTGDGDDADALRRAVEATRATGRLPDVPVVVVHGRQDGLIPAAFSARPYVAAARAAGAEALAYWEVDGAQHFDSLVPFPGMNTRYRPLIPVMWDALDRIDAILDGEGDLGGDRVMGGEGEKGSGTRG, encoded by the coding sequence ATGCTTGCCGGATGTGCCGGCGCCGAACGGCCTTCGGCAGACTTCGAAGGCAGGCTGCTGCGTCATCATGCCGGCGACGACGACCTGCTGACTGCGGGACTCGGTCTCGACGGTCTGCGGCGGCCTCCGCCGCTGCCGGCCGATCGCGATGCGCCCGAGCCGGAAGAGTTGCGCCGGGTTGCGATCCATGCCAACTACGGGGGCTTGGTCGACCTGACGGCCTCGGGCGGCCTGGAAAGCGACGACCTGCCCGCCGTGCCCGGCCGCGAAATGCACGCCTGGCTGCGATTGGCCGGGCGCAGCCATCCGGCCCGGGTCGCGGTGATGATTCCCGACGACCTGGACAGGGAGCGGCCATGCCTGGTGGTCGCGCCATCGTCGGGCTCGCGCGGCATCTACGGCGCGCTGCCCGTGGCCGGTCCGTGGGCGCTGCCGCGCGGCTGTGCGCTGGCGATGACCGACAAGGGCGCAGGTACCGATCTCTTCGACCACGCCAGCGACAGCGGTGTGACCCTGGACGGCACGCGTGCGGGACGTGGTGCTGCCACCCTGGGCCTGGCGCCGCCGGTCGTGGACGGCGCCTGGGTATCGATCCCCCATGCGCACTCGGGCGACCACCCCGAGGCCGATTGGGGTCGGTACACGATCGAGGCCGCGCGATTCGGCCTCGACGCGCTGCGACAGCTCTGGCCCGACCCGTCGCAGCCGATGCCCGAGGTTCGCGTGATCGCGTTCGGCCTGTCCAACGGCGGGGGCGCGGTCCTGCGTGCGCTGGAGCAGGCGCCGCCGGACCTGTTCGATGCGGCGGTGGTCGGGGCCCCGAACGTCACGCCGCCCGGGGCACGCCCGCTGTACGACTATGCGACCGAGGCGGCGCTCTTCCAGCCCTGCGTGCTCGGGGATCCCGCCGCCCTGGCCGGCCTTCCGTTCGCCAATCCGATGCTGGTCGGCCCGGGCCGCGTACGCTGCGAGTCCCTGGTCGAGGCGGGCCTGCTCGAACGCGCGGAACCGGCCGCGGCGCGCGAGGTGCTCGAGGCCGGCGGTTTCGATGCCGGGGCGCTTGAACAACTTGCGGTCAACACCAGCATCGACGTCTGGCGCGCCGTCGCCGCCCTCTACGCGTCGGCCTATCTCCGGGCCCCGGTCGATGCCATGCCGTGCGGCTACGGCACCGCGGTCCTCGGTGCCGACGGGCGCCGTATCGCCGCGCCCGCCGCTCAGCGGAACCTGTGGTGGGCACAGACGTCCGGTGTCGTCCCCGGCGGCGGCGTGGAGTGGTTCGACCCACGCGCGATTCGCTTTCCCGACGACCCCGACTTCGGCGGTCTCGTCTGCCTTCGCGAGCTCTGGACCGGCGACGGAGACGACGCCGATGCGCTGCGCCGTGCCGTCGAGGCGACCCGGGCCACCGGGCGGCTACCCGATGTGCCGGTCGTCGTCGTGCATGGCCGACAGGACGGCCTGATCCCGGCCGCCTTCAGCGCACGCCCGTACGTGGCCGCGGCGCGCGCGGCCGGCGCCGAAGCGCTGGCCTACTGGGAGGTCGACGGCGCCCAGCACTTCGACTCGCTGGTCCCGTTTCCGGGAATGAACACTCGCTATCGCCCATTGATCCCCGTGATGTGGGACGCCCTGGACCGGATCGACGCGATCCTGGACGGCGAAGGCGACCTCGGCGGCGACCGGGTGATGGGGGGGGAGGGGGAAAAGGGGTCGGGGACCAGGGGCTAG
- a CDS encoding thymidine kinase, translating into MAKLYFYYSTMNAGKTTVLLQSAHNYRERGLRPLLLTPALDDRAGRGTIRSRIGLEAEAHAFEAEENLLASVQADLEVRGPIACVLVDEAQFLSRDQVHQLGDVVDRLGVPVLAFGLRTDFRGELFTGSRYLLAWADELKELKTICHTGSKATMVVRVDAEGHAITDGAQVEIGGNDRYVPVSRAEFKRVFYGGEKARLLKGREEGKGTGG; encoded by the coding sequence ATGGCCAAGCTCTACTTCTATTACTCGACCATGAACGCCGGCAAGACCACGGTGCTACTGCAGTCGGCGCACAACTACCGCGAACGCGGCCTGCGGCCGCTCCTGCTGACCCCGGCACTGGACGATCGGGCCGGCCGCGGAACGATTCGGTCGCGGATCGGGCTGGAGGCCGAGGCGCACGCCTTCGAGGCCGAGGAGAACCTCCTGGCCTCGGTGCAGGCCGACCTCGAGGTCCGCGGGCCGATCGCCTGCGTGCTCGTCGACGAGGCCCAGTTCCTGTCGCGTGATCAGGTCCACCAGCTCGGCGACGTGGTCGATCGGCTCGGCGTCCCCGTGCTGGCCTTCGGCCTGCGTACCGACTTTCGCGGGGAACTGTTCACCGGCAGCCGCTACCTGCTGGCCTGGGCCGACGAACTGAAGGAACTCAAGACCATCTGCCACACGGGCTCCAAGGCGACCATGGTGGTCCGCGTCGACGCCGAAGGCCACGCCATCACCGACGGCGCACAGGTCGAGATCGGCGGCAACGACCGCTATGTACCCGTCAGCCGCGCGGAGTTCAAGCGCGTGTTCTACGGCGGCGAGAAGGCGAGGTTGTTGAAAGGCAGGGAAGAGGGGAAAGGGACAGGGGGCTAG
- a CDS encoding UvrD-helicase domain-containing protein, translating to MSGLNPQQRAAVQHVDSPLLVLAGAGSGKTRVITEKIAWLIGQGHFRASQIAAITFTNKAAKEMRQRVGKRLKKKAAEGLIISTFHSLGWQILRAEPEAAGRARGISILDQHAAADLVRELLPGQVKNDQLYMTMSAIGALKDEGIDPGRALADAKSEGEGLVATVYQAYQQRMQELNAVDFDDLIALPAKMLDHPELRTRWRAKLRYFLIDEVQDTSAAQYRLLKRLAGESGQFTAVGDDDQSIYGWRGARPENLDQLGTDFPRLKVIKLEQNYRSVGNILNAANAVIAINPHTHEKRLWSEHGPGDPIAIREYADETDEAEGIARDLVAARGGTSMRWGQAAVLYRSNFQAREIEKALREYGIPYRLTGGPSWFDAREIRDGLAYLRLMFNPEDNPSFLRVVNTPRRGIGSNSLARLLDFARASKQSLLSAADDAPFQRELPERAARGLRGFINLVVDFSDRASRAEPEELGPLFGDLLEHVEYPEFLDETADKPEQARRRRKSLDDLVGWVGRLAKDCKSPDELVARIALASSPDDDRDSDVDEVRLMTLHASKGLEFPRVWLAGVEEHLLPHRNSVEEGRIEEERRLMYVGLTRAERRLSISFCRTRRQFGETRKCEPSRFIDELPRDLLDWPGKDGRKEVDADAARDNFAALKALLDG from the coding sequence ATGTCCGGTCTCAATCCCCAGCAGCGCGCCGCGGTGCAGCACGTCGATTCGCCCCTGCTGGTGCTGGCCGGGGCCGGGTCGGGCAAGACCCGCGTGATCACCGAGAAGATTGCCTGGCTGATCGGGCAGGGCCACTTCCGGGCTTCGCAGATTGCCGCGATCACCTTCACCAACAAGGCCGCGAAGGAGATGCGGCAGCGCGTGGGCAAGCGCCTGAAGAAGAAGGCGGCCGAAGGGCTGATCATCTCGACCTTCCACTCCTTGGGCTGGCAGATCCTGCGCGCCGAGCCGGAAGCGGCCGGCCGGGCCCGCGGCATCAGCATCCTCGATCAGCACGCCGCCGCCGACCTGGTTCGCGAGCTCCTGCCCGGCCAGGTCAAGAACGACCAGCTGTACATGACGATGTCGGCGATCGGCGCGCTGAAGGACGAGGGGATCGACCCGGGCCGGGCCCTGGCCGACGCGAAGAGCGAAGGCGAGGGCCTGGTCGCGACGGTCTACCAGGCCTACCAGCAGCGAATGCAGGAACTGAACGCGGTCGATTTCGACGACCTGATCGCGCTGCCGGCGAAGATGCTCGATCACCCGGAACTGCGCACCCGCTGGCGCGCGAAGCTGCGCTATTTCCTGATCGACGAGGTGCAGGATACCTCCGCGGCGCAGTACCGGCTGCTGAAGCGGCTGGCCGGCGAGTCGGGGCAGTTCACCGCGGTGGGCGACGACGACCAGTCGATCTACGGCTGGCGCGGCGCGCGGCCGGAGAACCTCGACCAGCTCGGTACCGATTTCCCCCGCCTGAAGGTCATCAAGCTCGAGCAGAACTACCGCTCCGTGGGCAACATCCTGAACGCCGCCAATGCGGTGATCGCGATCAATCCGCACACGCACGAAAAGCGGTTGTGGAGCGAGCACGGCCCGGGCGACCCGATCGCGATCCGCGAGTACGCCGACGAGACCGACGAGGCCGAGGGCATCGCGCGCGACCTGGTCGCTGCCCGCGGCGGCACCTCGATGCGCTGGGGCCAGGCCGCGGTGCTCTACCGCTCGAACTTCCAGGCCCGCGAAATCGAGAAGGCCCTGCGCGAGTACGGCATCCCGTACCGCCTGACCGGGGGACCGAGCTGGTTCGACGCGCGCGAGATCCGGGACGGCCTGGCCTATCTGCGCCTGATGTTCAATCCCGAGGACAACCCGTCCTTCCTCCGCGTGGTCAACACGCCGCGGCGCGGGATCGGCTCGAACTCGCTGGCCCGCCTGCTCGATTTCGCCCGCGCATCGAAGCAGAGCCTGCTGTCGGCCGCCGATGACGCGCCGTTCCAGCGCGAGCTGCCCGAGCGTGCGGCCAGGGGCCTGCGCGGCTTCATCAACCTCGTCGTCGATTTTTCCGATCGGGCGAGCCGGGCCGAGCCCGAGGAGCTGGGTCCGCTGTTCGGCGATCTGCTCGAACACGTGGAGTATCCCGAGTTTCTCGACGAAACCGCCGACAAGCCCGAGCAGGCCCGGCGGCGGCGGAAGAGCCTCGACGACCTGGTCGGGTGGGTCGGGCGGCTGGCGAAGGACTGCAAGTCGCCCGACGAGCTGGTGGCCCGGATCGCGTTGGCTTCGAGCCCGGACGACGACCGCGATTCGGACGTCGACGAAGTCCGGCTGATGACCCTGCATGCGTCGAAGGGGCTGGAATTTCCGCGGGTCTGGCTGGCCGGCGTGGAAGAACACCTGCTGCCACACCGCAACAGCGTCGAAGAAGGCCGGATCGAGGAAGAGCGCCGGTTGATGTACGTCGGCCTGACTCGCGCCGAGCGCAGGCTGTCGATCAGCTTCTGCCGGACCCGGCGCCAGTTCGGCGAGACCCGCAAGTGCGAGCCGAGCCGCTTCATCGACGAACTGCCCCGGGATCTGCTCGACTGGCCGGGGAAGGACGGCCGCAAGGAAGTCGACGCCGATGCCGCGCGCGACAACTTCGCTGCACTGAAGGCTTTGCTCGACGGCTGA
- a CDS encoding nuclear transport factor 2 family protein: MNWPRTSRGLALAASICLLSTSGAVGQEAQDGTGAGDQRSADRSRLLALNEELVRSQIVQRDASFFDRIAVDEFRVLAPGGLIETRAEAIAGVTAWDVTDVQLSGTDIVFHGDVAIMTGRMDIDGTMQPVGRWGPLKYMSTWIKQDGEWRLASRSLTPCLDKLIEIGRC; encoded by the coding sequence ATGAACTGGCCAAGAACATCGAGGGGACTGGCGCTCGCCGCGTCCATCTGCCTGCTATCGACCTCGGGGGCCGTCGGCCAGGAGGCGCAGGATGGCACCGGAGCCGGCGATCAACGAAGCGCCGACAGATCGCGGTTGCTGGCGCTGAACGAGGAGCTCGTGCGAAGCCAGATCGTCCAGCGCGACGCATCGTTCTTCGATCGGATCGCGGTCGATGAATTCCGGGTCCTCGCTCCCGGCGGCCTGATCGAAACCCGGGCCGAGGCCATCGCCGGAGTAACGGCATGGGATGTGACCGACGTGCAGCTGAGCGGAACGGACATCGTCTTTCACGGCGACGTCGCGATCATGACCGGCAGGATGGACATCGACGGCACGATGCAACCGGTCGGCCGGTGGGGTCCGTTGAAGTACATGAGCACCTGGATCAAGCAGGATGGCGAATGGCGGCTGGCATCGCGCTCGTTGACGCCGTGTCTCGACAAGCTGATCGAGATCGGACGCTGCTGA
- a CDS encoding CBS domain-containing protein, whose amino-acid sequence MYSIRQFLDEKGREVWSVREDAPVIDALKLMAEKNCGALVVLDEDDRLVGVVSERDYARKVVLHKKTSIDTPVSEIMTADVVTVTESDSLDKCLSIMSAANIRHLPVVTGQKLVGVLGIGELVQHQIEEKEGEIHSLTQYVSGALAYR is encoded by the coding sequence ATGTACAGCATTCGACAGTTCCTGGACGAGAAGGGCCGCGAGGTCTGGAGCGTCCGCGAGGACGCGCCGGTCATCGACGCGCTCAAGCTGATGGCGGAGAAGAACTGCGGCGCGCTCGTGGTGCTCGATGAAGACGACCGCCTGGTCGGCGTCGTATCGGAGCGGGACTACGCGCGCAAGGTGGTGCTGCACAAGAAGACATCGATCGACACGCCGGTCTCCGAGATCATGACCGCCGATGTCGTCACCGTCACCGAGAGCGATTCGCTGGACAAGTGCCTGTCGATCATGTCCGCGGCCAACATCCGCCACCTCCCGGTCGTGACCGGACAGAAGCTGGTCGGAGTCCTGGGCATCGGGGAACTCGTCCAGCACCAGATCGAGGAAAAGGAAGGCGAAATCCATTCGTTGACGCAGTACGTCTCCGGAGCGCTTGCCTACCGCTGA
- a CDS encoding RidA family protein has product MKTSFAGLLAWMVAFGASAEPQFLNSGEVLPTDLPFSEAVRVGDTVYLSGQIGVRPRTFELVEGGIAAETRQTMENIRATLEANGLGMEHLVKCLVMLDDMQEWSAFNDVYRTYFEPGRFPARSALGADGLALGARVEVECIAVIEPRQVTEPRQVTEPR; this is encoded by the coding sequence ATGAAAACGAGTTTTGCAGGGCTGCTTGCATGGATGGTCGCGTTCGGGGCCAGCGCCGAGCCCCAGTTCCTGAATTCCGGCGAAGTCCTGCCGACCGATCTACCGTTTTCCGAAGCGGTGCGCGTGGGCGACACCGTCTACCTGTCCGGGCAGATCGGCGTCCGGCCGCGGACGTTCGAGCTCGTCGAAGGTGGCATCGCGGCGGAGACGCGTCAGACCATGGAAAACATCCGCGCGACGCTGGAAGCCAACGGTCTCGGCATGGAGCACCTCGTCAAGTGCCTCGTCATGCTCGACGACATGCAGGAGTGGAGCGCATTCAACGACGTCTACCGGACCTACTTCGAGCCGGGGCGTTTTCCGGCGCGCAGCGCTCTCGGTGCGGACGGTCTCGCGCTCGGCGCTCGGGTCGAGGTGGAGTGCATCGCTGTCATTGAACCGCGCCAGGTCACTGAACCGCGCCAGGTCACTGAACCGCGCTAG
- a CDS encoding anti-sigma factor, with amino-acid sequence MNSKPMNEELLNLLSDRALGELSPADDERLDKLLEAAVLTDEDEIELAVAAAMNAFAVAETSGTETTSGEAPPASLGKKLRADADRYFEPEPAVSTVSRLDEARARHTKNHDRAASRSWTAGIGWAVAAMLAVVVLVTLPQDPVPDGVEPVVDAAAARSTLMAEAGSTVIEWGRSDIPAYNSVTGDVVWNDERQEGYLRLVGMPRNDPAIAQYQLWIVDPDRDANPVDGGVFDIPAGADEIIIPIDAKLDVSQPAAFAITREQPGGVVVSDGPLLIVAAVDEVG; translated from the coding sequence ATGAACAGCAAACCGATGAACGAAGAACTCCTGAACCTGTTGAGCGATCGCGCCCTGGGCGAGCTCTCTCCGGCCGACGACGAACGGCTCGACAAGCTGCTCGAAGCGGCCGTGCTGACCGACGAGGACGAGATCGAGCTCGCTGTCGCGGCGGCCATGAACGCATTCGCGGTCGCGGAGACGAGCGGCACGGAGACGACCAGCGGTGAAGCGCCGCCGGCATCGCTCGGCAAGAAGCTGCGCGCGGACGCCGATCGTTACTTCGAACCCGAGCCCGCGGTCTCCACGGTGAGCCGTCTCGACGAGGCGCGCGCCAGGCATACGAAGAACCACGATCGCGCTGCCAGTCGCAGCTGGACGGCGGGCATCGGTTGGGCCGTGGCCGCCATGCTTGCGGTGGTGGTCCTGGTCACCCTGCCGCAGGACCCGGTCCCGGACGGCGTCGAACCGGTCGTCGATGCCGCCGCTGCCCGATCGACCCTGATGGCCGAAGCCGGTTCCACCGTGATCGAATGGGGCCGCTCCGACATCCCGGCCTACAACAGCGTCACCGGCGACGTCGTCTGGAACGACGAGCGCCAGGAAGGCTACCTGCGCCTGGTCGGCATGCCGAGAAACGATCCTGCCATCGCCCAGTACCAGCTCTGGATCGTCGACCCCGATCGGGATGCCAACCCCGTCGACGGCGGCGTGTTCGACATCCCGGCGGGCGCTGACGAGATCATCATTCCGATCGACGCCAAGCTGGACGTATCGCAACCGGCTGCGTTCGCGATCACCCGCGAACAACCCGGCGGCGTGGTGGTGTCCGACGGGCCGCTGCTGATCGTGGCGGCGGTGGACGAAGTCGGCTGA
- a CDS encoding sigma-70 family RNA polymerase sigma factor, whose product MNPDGQLLQRIADGDRSAVSECIDRYSGLVWSLARRFIAIEADAEEAVQDVFMELWSKADRFDPDKAAEATFVSMVARRRLIDRGRKESRLPDRQPLADLEQQLSKDGHAAIEASVESERVLQAIDRMEPDQRRVLRMATWLGMTHAAIAEETDLPLGTVKSHLRRGLIRIREQLGIAPADGAGS is encoded by the coding sequence ATGAACCCGGACGGACAGCTCCTGCAACGCATCGCCGACGGCGATCGGTCCGCCGTGTCCGAATGCATCGATCGCTATTCCGGCCTGGTGTGGTCCCTGGCCCGGCGATTCATCGCTATCGAGGCCGACGCCGAGGAAGCGGTCCAGGACGTGTTCATGGAGCTCTGGTCGAAGGCCGACCGCTTCGACCCGGACAAGGCGGCCGAAGCCACCTTCGTGTCGATGGTCGCGCGTCGGCGGCTGATCGACCGGGGACGCAAGGAGAGCCGGCTGCCCGATCGGCAACCGCTGGCCGACCTCGAGCAGCAGCTGAGCAAGGACGGCCATGCCGCGATCGAAGCCAGCGTCGAGTCCGAGCGTGTGCTGCAGGCCATCGATCGGATGGAGCCGGACCAGCGTAGGGTGCTTCGCATGGCGACCTGGCTGGGCATGACGCATGCCGCCATCGCCGAGGAAACCGACTTGCCGCTGGGCACGGTCAAGAGCCACCTGCGGCGCGGCCTGATACGAATACGAGAGCAACTGGGCATCGCTCCTGCCGATGGAGCCGGATCATGA
- a CDS encoding fasciclin domain-containing protein — MKLIVKLLFLFSLPIALAGLTQETAHAGHHGECGNIVETAADAGQFETLLAAATAAGLAPALSDDGPFTVFAPTDEAFGTLPAGTVETLLKPENKDRLANILKFHVVSGRVGSDALEDGATLDTLAGPRVTFTATEQGFSIEGARIVATDIDASNGIVHVIDRVILPPETMNESMSREDAARSIDRAIARGVPMFNHGNPTGTVRVYDNAVRAVLASAPLSTSERNRLERALRASDHSGSARDSAWQLRYAMDDVRESLRRSSDMVASAASMRR, encoded by the coding sequence ATGAAACTCATCGTCAAGCTTCTGTTCCTGTTTTCGCTTCCGATCGCACTGGCCGGTCTGACCCAGGAGACCGCGCACGCGGGTCACCACGGTGAATGCGGCAACATCGTCGAAACCGCCGCCGACGCCGGCCAGTTCGAAACGCTGCTGGCTGCGGCCACCGCGGCCGGACTGGCTCCTGCCCTGTCCGATGACGGGCCCTTCACGGTCTTCGCCCCGACCGACGAAGCCTTCGGCACGCTGCCGGCCGGCACGGTCGAGACGCTGCTGAAGCCGGAGAACAAGGACCGGCTCGCCAACATCCTGAAGTTCCACGTCGTGTCCGGACGCGTCGGCAGCGATGCGCTGGAGGACGGCGCGACGCTCGATACGCTGGCCGGTCCGCGCGTCACGTTCACCGCAACGGAACAGGGCTTCTCGATCGAAGGTGCACGGATCGTCGCCACCGACATCGACGCATCGAACGGCATCGTGCACGTCATCGACCGCGTGATCCTGCCGCCGGAGACCATGAACGAGTCCATGAGCCGCGAAGACGCCGCTCGCTCGATCGACCGGGCCATCGCACGGGGTGTGCCGATGTTCAACCACGGCAACCCGACCGGCACGGTCCGCGTCTACGACAACGCGGTGCGCGCGGTCCTCGCCTCGGCCCCGCTGAGCACCAGCGAACGCAATCGGCTCGAGCGCGCGCTGCGTGCGAGCGATCATTCCGGGTCCGCCCGAGACAGTGCCTGGCAGCTGCGCTACGCCATGGACGACGTTCGCGAATCGCTGCGTCGTTCGAGTGATATGGTGGCCAGCGCTGCATCGATGCGTCGTTGA